TTGCTTCTACATTAGTAAACTGTATATAAAATGCCTGCATATAAGGATCGTCTCTAAGTATTGGATTCTCCCAGGCTGCTTTTACTGAAGGCAGATTATTAAGCAGTTTGTAAAACTCAATTTGTGTATGCACTTGAGAAAGATATTCAAAAAATTTCCAGACTTCTTTTTTATGTTCTGAGTTTTTGAAGATCACTAAGCTTGATCCACCCGCAAGTGAAACTCCAGGATAATCATTTGCATAACCTGGCATTGGTGCGGTCATCCATTTATTTGCAAGATTTCCCGTCATCCATTTTTTAAATTCTGGAATATTCCATGGACCGGAGATGTAAATTGAAAAATACTCTTCAGCAAAAGCCTGATACTGATTTGTAACTTGAGAGAAACCAATTGGTGCAAGATTTTGCTTGTGAAAATCAATTAAATATTTAAAAGCCTCTTTAAATTCTGTACTGCAAAAATTTCCTTGTGTGTCTTCATTTTTTAGTAAAGATGAACCTGCCTCCATACCGAACATTATAAAAGGGGCCCATTCATTTGTAGGAAGATAGATTGCATACTTTTCTTCCTTTGGATGAAATGCTTTTATTTTTTTTGATAAGTCTAAAAGTTCAGCCCAGGTTTTGGGTGGATTTTTGTAGCCAGCTTTTTCAAAAACATCTTTTCTGTAAAAAATAACCCGTGTATCCATATACCAGGGAATTCCAAACGTTTGATTATCAATTACATTAGTTTCCCAAATACCAGTAAAATATTTTTCTTTATTTATCCGGCTAGATGTTTTGATAAATTCATCAAGAGGAATGATGGCATTTAACGCTGCGAATTGCGGGACCCAAGTATTACCAAGCTGACAGGCATCTGGAGTGTTATCGCTTGCAAAAGCAGTAACTAATTTTTCTTGTGCTGCTGTCCATGGAACTTGCTGAACTTTTACTTTTATTCCGGGATTTTGTTTTTCAAACTCGGGAACAAGCTTAGTAACATACTCAGCTTCAGCTCCCATTGCCCAAAACTTTATAACTTTTTCGGATTCGTTTTCTTTTGAGCAGGAAATTATAAGTACCAAACTTAGCAAAAGAATTTTTTGAAATATTTTTGTTACTAATTTCACAAGTTACTTCTGCAAAATCATTTTACCATAAATAGCATTATTACCCGTACTTATTTTGTAAAGATAAACTCCTGAACTGACAAATTTATTATCATTATTTAAACCGTTCCAAATAATTTTATTTTCAC
Above is a genomic segment from Ignavibacteriales bacterium containing:
- a CDS encoding sugar ABC transporter substrate-binding protein → MKLVTKIFQKILLLSLVLIISCSKENESEKVIKFWAMGAEAEYVTKLVPEFEKQNPGIKVKVQQVPWTAAQEKLVTAFASDNTPDACQLGNTWVPQFAALNAIIPLDEFIKTSSRINKEKYFTGIWETNVIDNQTFGIPWYMDTRVIFYRKDVFEKAGYKNPPKTWAELLDLSKKIKAFHPKEEKYAIYLPTNEWAPFIMFGMEAGSSLLKNEDTQGNFCSTEFKEAFKYLIDFHKQNLAPIGFSQVTNQYQAFAEEYFSIYISGPWNIPEFKKWMTGNLANKWMTAPMPGYANDYPGVSLAGGSSLVIFKNSEHKKEVWKFFEYLSQVHTQIEFYKLLNNLPSVKAAWENPILRDDPYMQAFYIQFTNVEATPKIPEWEQIAFSKVQQYAELAARNSMSIDEALKNLDKDVDRILEKRRWIVEHKKTK